Within the Prevotella scopos JCM 17725 genome, the region GACAAGCATCGGCATTGATGTGCATTTCCTCTGAATCCATCTTGTGTTTTGTAAGGTCTTCCACTTCAATGTCATGGAAGTTGCCTAATCCACAGTGTAGGGTGATGAAGGCTTTCTTGATACCTTTGATATCCATCATCTTCATCATATGTTCAGAGAAATGGATGTTTGTTCCAGGTGCAGAGACTGCACCTTCGTTCTTCGCAAAAACAGACTGGAACTGTTCCATATCGTCAGCCGTTGCGTGTGCAAACTCTTCCCCGTCTTTCTTTGGACGATTGTCGATGATGTAGCGTGGTAATGGAGCTTCTCCTAAAGCAAACAACTCACGTTTAAACTCATCGTGAGGACAGTCGTAAAGGAAGCGAAGTGTACGGCCACGAGATGTTGTGTTGTCAATAACCTCAGCTACCATTGTGCCCGACTCATCAAAGAAAAGCTTGTTTCCAATGCGAATCTTACGTGCAGGCTCAACCAATACGTCCCAAAGACGCATCTCCTGATTCAACTCACGAAGAAGGAATACCTCAATCTTTGCATCCGTCTTCTCCTTTGTTCCATACAGACGAGCAGGGAAAACCTTAGTATCATTGAAGATAAAAGCGTCACCTTCATCAAAGTAATTGAATACATCTTTGAAGCGAATGTAGTCTTCTTCCTTTGGTTCACCATTGACCTCACCCTTAAACATATCAATCTTTCCAGACTTACGGTGTAACACCATCAATCTTCCTTCGTCACGACGTGTAACGGTAAAGGTCTGTGTGCTGCCATCAGTACGTGTCAGTACACGCTCAGATGAATGTGGGTATAAGGCTACCTGCGCTTTAGGCAAGTTGAATTTAAACTGTGAAAGCTTCATATTTCTATTTTGGGGAGTTTGTTATTTTTCTATTGTTTGTTGTTGGAGCCATGCTTCAAACTGGTCATAATTGACACAGTCTTCCACTTTTACATCTCCAACACGTGTGCGGCGCAATGCTGTAAGATAGGCTCCACTATTCACTGCTCGACCAAGGTCGCGTGCCAATGCGCGGATATAAGTACCTTTACCGCAGACTACACGAATTGATAGTTGCATCTTCTCTGTATCGAAGTCTAATACTTCTATCTCATCAATGCGAATGTTCTTAGGTTTTAACGTAACATCCTTGCCTTTTCGTCGATAGTCGAAAGCACGCTTACCATCTACCTTAACAGCGCTATATGTTGGTGGAACCTGCTCAATATCACCCATAAACTGAGGAAGTGTTGCGTCTATCAGTTCTCTTGTGATATGTTCTGTCGGGAAGGTTTCATTCACCTCATGCTCCATATCGTAGCTTGGTGTAGTTGCTCCCAACTGAAGAGTAGCTGTATATTCCTTTGTATGTGTCTGCAAGGTTTCAATCTGTTTTGTCATCTTACCCGTAGCAAGGATGAGTACTCCTGTAGCCAAAGGGTCTAATGTACCAGCATGACCAATCTTTACCTTTCCGTCATTCGCCTGTGTACAAAGGTAACGTACGTGTGCCAATGCTTTGAAACTGGTTATTCCGTAGGGCTTGTCAATCGGGATGATTACTCCTTCTTTGAAGTTCATTAGGACAATAAATATATAAGATTAGTCAACCATATTCAGTGGAATATCACAGAGCAGCATTATAATAATGATAACACCAACGATGATACGATACCAACCGAACCACTTGAAACCATATTTTGCAAGGAAGTTAACGAACCATTTCATTGCCAATAGCGCAACGATAAATGATACAACACAGCCTACAGCGAGCATTGTAAGGTTGTGAGCTGAAGCCCAAGAACTGTCACTATTTAATAAGTCATATAAGTCAAGTACAGTTGCACCAGCCATAGTTGGTACCGCAAGGAAGAATGAGAATTCAGCTGCGCGTTTGCGTGTTAACCCACTTGCCATACCACCCACGATGGTTGCCATAGAGCGGCTTGTGCCAGGAATGAGAGATAAGCACTGGAAAAGACCAATGCGGAAAGCACGTTTCTCTGTTATCTGGTTTTCTTCTTTTCCTTTGTTAAAGATCTTGTCACAGTAGAGCATGAATATACCACCCACTACGAGCATTATTGCAACCATCCATACAGATTCAAGCAACCAATCAAGTAGACCGCTCTTCTTAGCTGGTAGACCAATTATAATTGCTGGGACGAACCCAACAAATAGCAACCAATAGAAGCGTATAGGGTGGATAAATCTTTTGAATTTAGACTTCTCATCAGCTGGTACTGGTGTGCGATCGATTTGGAAAAAGCGTTTCCAATATAGACATACCACAGAGAGGATTGCACCAAACTGTATGATGAATGTGAAGGCATGTACAAATTCATCGCCTGCTGGGACACCTAAAAGTTTCTGAGTAATAATCATGTGACCCGTAGATGACACAGGAAGGAACTCCGTCAGTCCTTCGACAATAGAGATAATAATCGTCTGTAAAAGTGTCATTATTCCTCCACTTCTTTAGAACCTTTTGGCTGATAGAGTATCGCACCAATGATAGAGACAAAACCAATGAAGGTAACAATTGGTGCTATTGTGATGTGGCGTGCATCGAAAATGTTCGCATCGAATGCGGTCTCTGTTGATGCCCCACCGCTCATAAGGATGAAGCCGATGATAATAACGGCAAAACCTATACCCAATAAGATAAAGTTGGTCTTACCAAAAGCTAAATTTCTTTTGTCCATATTGTTTCTAGTTGCAAAGTTCAGAAGGATGAGGTCAAAAGAACTTGAGATGAATTATACAACACGTTTGTATCCATCAAAAGTCTTTTTCTTTTCCCCTTTTTCTTTCCCTTAAATCTTATATAAGTCGCCTGCCTTCATGCGCAGGAATTTGTTTACTGATAACCATGAGCAGAAAGTGGCTATAATCACACCAAAGGCTAACATGACGAGTGCTGTGATAACCAATGTCTCCCATGACAATACTTTTGTAATCTCAGGCTCATAATCGTAGAGGAAACACATCCCAACACCCAAGACTGCAATTGCCAACAATGCCGACACAAGTCCCTCTAATACTGCTCGACGCAAAAATGGTGCACGAATGAAATTCCATGAAGCACCAACAAGCTTCATCGTGTGAATTGAGAAGCGGCGTGCATAGATGCTCAAACGAATTGTGTTGTTAATCAATGAGAAAGAAACAATGGTGAGCAAGACGGCAATAACTAGAAGTAC harbors:
- a CDS encoding undecaprenyl-diphosphate phosphatase — protein: MTLLQTIIISIVEGLTEFLPVSSTGHMIITQKLLGVPAGDEFVHAFTFIIQFGAILSVVCLYWKRFFQIDRTPVPADEKSKFKRFIHPIRFYWLLFVGFVPAIIIGLPAKKSGLLDWLLESVWMVAIMLVVGGIFMLYCDKIFNKGKEENQITEKRAFRIGLFQCLSLIPGTSRSMATIVGGMASGLTRKRAAEFSFFLAVPTMAGATVLDLYDLLNSDSSWASAHNLTMLAVGCVVSFIVALLAMKWFVNFLAKYGFKWFGWYRIIVGVIIIIMLLCDIPLNMVD
- the truB gene encoding tRNA pseudouridine(55) synthase TruB; translation: MNFKEGVIIPIDKPYGITSFKALAHVRYLCTQANDGKVKIGHAGTLDPLATGVLILATGKMTKQIETLQTHTKEYTATLQLGATTPSYDMEHEVNETFPTEHITRELIDATLPQFMGDIEQVPPTYSAVKVDGKRAFDYRRKGKDVTLKPKNIRIDEIEVLDFDTEKMQLSIRVVCGKGTYIRALARDLGRAVNSGAYLTALRRTRVGDVKVEDCVNYDQFEAWLQQQTIEK
- a CDS encoding S-adenosylmethionine:tRNA ribosyltransferase-isomerase — its product is MKLSQFKFNLPKAQVALYPHSSERVLTRTDGSTQTFTVTRRDEGRLMVLHRKSGKIDMFKGEVNGEPKEEDYIRFKDVFNYFDEGDAFIFNDTKVFPARLYGTKEKTDAKIEVFLLRELNQEMRLWDVLVEPARKIRIGNKLFFDESGTMVAEVIDNTTSRGRTLRFLYDCPHDEFKRELFALGEAPLPRYIIDNRPKKDGEEFAHATADDMEQFQSVFAKNEGAVSAPGTNIHFSEHMMKMMDIKGIKKAFITLHCGLGNFHDIEVEDLTKHKMDSEEMHINADACRIANSAKQAGHRLCAVGASVVKATETAVGTDGMLKEYDGWTNEFIFPPYNFGFADCMLVNFYHPYSTLLMETAAFGGYDLVMEAYDKAVKNGYMFGCFGDSLLILND
- a CDS encoding DUF3098 domain-containing protein; translation: MDKRNLAFGKTNFILLGIGFAVIIIGFILMSGGASTETAFDANIFDARHITIAPIVTFIGFVSIIGAILYQPKGSKEVEE